A genomic segment from Kyrpidia tusciae DSM 2912 encodes:
- a CDS encoding glycosyltransferase family 4 protein: protein MNIVIPVMSLHRGGGCRVIAEMANGLQAYGHRVSIVLLQNAELAYDVRVPIIRVPALIPEVLPEADVYIPNFYPTVMPAYQAGKARVVRLSNGYEPLWVPDKGAALETYRLPVPVLAISRVLQQQIRQAVGRSSYLVQPGVDPSVFRPYPEIPRRRHRVFFIYRAESHGYFYKGSADFFQAMDIVRRVIPDVEIVMVSTDGVEIQTDLPFTLARADTDRDMAELYAGSDLFVSASWFEALCLPALEAMACGTPVVTTDSGGVRDFAVPGENCLMVPPRSPELLARAILRVLSNDFLRERLRRAGLRTAAQWTWQRFYRQVDAALTTALAAS from the coding sequence GTGAATATCGTCATCCCGGTGATGAGCCTTCACCGGGGCGGGGGATGCCGGGTGATCGCCGAAATGGCCAATGGCTTGCAGGCCTATGGCCACCGGGTGTCCATCGTACTGTTGCAGAATGCAGAGCTGGCTTACGACGTCCGGGTGCCGATCATCCGCGTGCCGGCCCTGATCCCGGAAGTCCTGCCGGAAGCGGACGTTTACATTCCAAATTTTTACCCGACCGTCATGCCCGCTTATCAAGCGGGAAAAGCTCGGGTCGTGCGCCTGTCCAACGGCTACGAACCCCTGTGGGTTCCGGATAAAGGAGCCGCCCTGGAAACGTACCGGCTCCCCGTTCCCGTCCTGGCCATCTCCCGGGTGCTCCAGCAGCAAATCCGGCAGGCGGTGGGTCGCTCCAGTTATCTCGTCCAGCCCGGGGTCGACCCATCGGTATTTCGGCCCTACCCCGAGATTCCCCGGCGCAGGCACCGGGTCTTTTTCATCTATCGGGCCGAGAGTCACGGCTATTTCTATAAAGGATCGGCAGATTTCTTTCAAGCGATGGACATCGTGCGCCGGGTGATCCCGGACGTGGAGATCGTGATGGTATCCACGGACGGGGTCGAGATTCAGACCGATTTACCCTTCACCCTGGCCCGGGCGGACACCGACCGGGATATGGCCGAGCTTTATGCAGGGAGCGACCTGTTCGTCTCGGCGTCCTGGTTTGAGGCTTTGTGCCTGCCCGCCCTTGAGGCCATGGCCTGCGGGACCCCCGTCGTCACCACCGATTCCGGAGGGGTGAGGGATTTTGCCGTGCCGGGCGAGAACTGCCTCATGGTCCCGCCCCGGTCCCCGGAACTTTTGGCCCGGGCGATCCTACGGGTACTCAGCAACGATTTTCTCCGGGAGCGGTTGCGCCGGGCGGGGCTTCGCACCGCCGCCCAGTGGACTTGGCAGCGTTTTTATCGCCAAGTGGACGCCGCCCTCACCACCGCCTTGGCCGCCTCTTGA